DNA from Streptomyces sp. Edi4:
GCCGCCCGGGCCGTCAGAGCCAGCCGTTGCGCTTCAGGGTGCGGTGGATGACGAAGCAGGCCACGGCAACGAGCCCCATCGAGACCGGGTAGCCGTACCTCCAGTGCAGCTCCGGCATGTGGTCGAAGTTCATCCCGTACACGCCACACACCATCGTCGGTACGGCGATGATGGCCGCCCAGGACGTGATCTTGCGCATGTCCTCGTTCTGGGCGACGGAGGCCTGCGCGAGGTTGGCCTGGAGGATGGAGTTCAGGAGCTCGTCGAAGCCGACGACCTGCTCCTGTACGCGGGCGAGGTGGTCGGCCACGTCCCGGAAGTACTTCTGGATGTCCGGGTCGACCAGGCGCATCGGGCGCTCGCTCAGGAGCTGCATCGGGCGCAGCAGCGGCGACACCGCGCGCTTGAACTCCAGTACCTCGCGCTTGAGTTGGTAGATCCGGCCGGGGTCGACGCCGCGCGGGCTGCCCTTGGCCGGGGCCGAGAAGACCTCGATCTCCACCTCGTCGATGTCGTCCTGGACGGCGTCCACGACCGCCAGATATCCGTCGACCACCTGGTCGGCGATGGCGTGCAGCACGGCGGACGGGCCCTTGGCCAGCAGCTCCGGGTCGCCCTGGAGGCGGGTGCGCAGCGCGCGCAGCGAACCCTGGCCGCCGTGCCGGACGGTGATGACGAAGTCCCGGCCCGTGAAGCACATCACCTCGCCGGTCTCCACGACCTCGCTGGTCGCGGTGAGCTCGGCGTGCTCCACGTAGTGGATCGTCTTGAAGACGGTGAAGAGGGTGTCGTCGTAGCGCTCCAGTTTCGGGCGCTGGTGGGCGTGGACCGCGTCCTCAACGGCCAGCGGGTGCAGCCCGAACTCTGCCGCGATACCGGCGAATTCGGCCTCCGTCGGCTCGTGCAGACCGATCCAGGCGAAGCCGCCGTCCTCGCGTACGCGGCGCATGGCCTCACGGGGCGTCAGGCACACCGTCTCCTCGGCGGAGGCGGAGGCGGTGGCGGAGGGGGAGGCGGCGGACGCGCCGGACGGTGCGGGGACGCACTGCGGGGACTGCACGCGCCGCCCGTCGCGGTAGACCGCGCAGTCCACGACGGCGCTGCTCGCCGACGGGTCGCGGGTGGTGTCGTAGCCGCCGCTGTAGGGCGCGCTGGTCTTGCGCAGCGCGGGGCGGACCACGGCGCGCAGGTCACGGATCATCGACATGGCAGGGCTCCTTCACGGAGGGCCGTCGCAGGGCGTGACGCTCTGGAACTGCCCGGAATGAGGACGTGCTGCGGCGAAGGGAGACCACGGGGCCGAAGTGCCCCGGAAAAGGCGTCAATCGCACACGTTCGCATAGCGGGCGGCACCACAGGGGCACGCGCGGACGGCGTTCGCTACTGAAACGGACAAGGCGAGGCGATGTGCTCTTCCGTCGGGCGAAACGCCATGAGACTCAGGGTGTTTCCGGGGTGTTTCCGGGCGCTGGGGCCGGGGAAAGAAGTTCTCGGATCCCACCGAGAACTCAGATCATCGGGAACAACGCAGCCGCGCGGAAGAGCGGTTGGTACTGCCAGGCCGACTTCGATCCATCGCAGCCCCACCTCCTCCAGCCGGTCCCCCGTGGGGAACTTCCTGCTGTCCCGAACAGCGGCCAAGACTATCAGCCCACCGTCACGTCAAGCCCCGTCTTTGCCGCTTGCATACGCCTTCTATGCTCGGCCCATGGTTGATGTTCTTGCTCTGGTGGAAGCCCGGTTGCGCACCGCGCTCGGTGAGCCGGACGCGCGCGCCGCGGTCACCTTTCTCGGCACGGACCGGATCGAGGTGCTGCGGTTCACCGAGGGCGACATCGTCCGGTACGCGACCCTGGGCATGTCCGCGCAGCCGATGGCCGACCCGACGTCGGCGCTCGCCGACCCGGTGAAGGGGCCTCGGGCCGAGCTGATCCTGTCCGTACGGTCCGGGCTCGCCGACACCGACAAGGTGCTCCGCGCGCTGGCCGTGCTCGCGGCGTCCCCGCAGGTGGAGGGCCTGGTGGTGGCTCCGGGTGCCTCGCTCGACACCGGGGAGGCGCTGTGGCCGGGCGCGCCCTTCACCTCGGTGCTGGTCGCCGAGTCGGGGGGGCTGGTGGAGGATCTGGAGCTCGACGCGCCGATGGATCCGGTCCGGTTCCTGCCGTTGCTGCCGATGACCACGAATGAGGCGGCGTGGAAGCGGGTGCGGGGGGCGAAGGCGCTGGAGGAGCGCTGGCTGGCCCAGGGCACGGATCTGCGCGACCCGGTGCGCAAGCCCACCCGCCTGGACTGAGTACGCGCCCGTCCTCAATCTCCCCCAAGGCCTTAAGGGCCAGGGGGGACCCCCATGACGGGCTGGGTATGCCCATGCGGGCCAGCACCGACCCCGCCAGGGGCGCGGGGAACTGCGCGACCAGCCACGCACGGTCGGCAGCCGAGCTCCCTGGGGCTCCGCCCCAGACCCCGATCGCGCCTGAAGGGCGCTCGTCCTCAATCGCCGGACAGGCTGAGGTTGCCGATGTGGGCCAGCATGAGCCCCGCCCGGGGGTTGGCTTCACGTGGGCCAGCGCGGACCCTGTCAGGGGCGCGGGGAACTGCGCGAGGAGCGACCACGGTCCGCACCGGAGGTCCCTGGGGCTCCGCCCCAGACCCCGTTCGCGCTGAACGCGCTCGTCCTCAATCGCCGGACAGGCTGAGGGTGTCAGTGTGGGCCAGCACGCACCCCGCCAGGGGCGCGGGGAACTGCGCGGCCGGCCACCCACACGGTCCGCGGCCGGGGTCCGAAGGGACCAGCGTGCTCACACCCCGGATGGGCTGGCCGAGCGCACGCCGGCCCGCGCTCCATGGACGACCTCCCGCACCAGCACCCCCCGCCTCACCCACACGATCACCGCTCCGACCACCGCCGCAAGCGCCGCCACCACGAACGGCACGTGCAGATCACTCCACTCCTCGATCTTCGGCGCCAGATAGGGCGCGGCCGCCGCGGCGAACCAGCGGACGAAGTTGTAGCCCGCGCTCGCCACCGGCCGGGGCGCGTCCGAGACGCCGAGCGCCAACTCGGTGTACACGGTGTTGTTGAGCCCGATGAACGCGCCGGAGGCGATCGTCGCCGCCACCGCCGTGGCGTGGTTGCCGTACCCGAGCACGACCAGGTCCGCCGCGAGCAGCACCAGCGATCCGCCGAGCACCTTCAGGGAGCCGAACCGCTCCTGGAGCCGGGGCGCGACGAGCACCGAGAACACCGCGAGCAGCACACCCCACGCGAAGAACACCCCGCCCGACTTGTAGGGCGACATGTTCAGGACGAACGGGGTGAAGGCGAGCACCGTGAAGAACGCGTAGTTGTAGAAGAAGGCGGACGCCGCCGCCGAGGCCAGTCCGCCGTGGCCCAGCGCCTTGAGCGGGTCGAGCAGCGAGGTCCTGCGCGCGGGCTTGGGCTGTTCCTTCAGGAACACCGTGATCGCGAGGAAGCCGATCGCCATGAGGGCGGCCGTGCCGAAGAAGGGGTAGCGCCACTTCATGTCGCCGAGGACCGCCCCGACCAGCGGCCCGCACGCCATGCCGAGCCCGAGCGCGGACTCGTAGAGCAGGATCGCCGCCGCGCTGCCCCCGGCCGCCGCGCCCACGATGACCGCGAGCGCGGTGGACACGAAGAGCGCGTTGCCGAGTCCCCAGCCGGCCCGGAAGCCGACGAGTTCGCCGACCGAGTTCGACGTACCGGCGAGCGCGGCGAAGACGACGACCAGGGCGAGACCCACGAGCAGCGTCTTCTTGCCGCCGATCCGGCTGGACACGAACCCCGTGACCAGCATCGCCACGGCGGTGATCAGGAAGTACGAGGTGAAGAGCAGGGAGACCTGGCTGGGCGTGGCGTCCAGGCCCTTGGCGATGGAGGGCAGGATCGGGTCGACCAGGCCGATGCCCATGAAGGCGACGACAGAGGCGCCCGCCGTCGCCCAGACCGCCTTGGGCTGACGCAGCAGGCCGCCGGTTCCCGCGCCCTGGTCGAGAGGGTCCGTCCCTTGCCGCATGGCTGCTCCCGCTTCCGGTTGGAGGGTGGCCGCATCGAGGACGGCCACAAGGTCGTTGCGTAGTGCACACGATAACTTAGCCAACCTAATGACTGCAATATGAAACTACTTTTTCCGGCCCGGTCGGCCCGGTCGGCCCGGTCCTTCGCGACAGGCCCAGGCCCACCGGACGGGTGATCGTCCTTGACGGGGCGACGGCCGGGGAGGAGCGTGGGGCCTTATGAGGGGCGAACCCAGTTGCCCGAAGTGCGGAGGCCGGGTCAGGGCGCCCGGTCTCTTCGCCGACACCTGGCAGTGCGATGCCCACGGCCCGGTCCACCCGCTGCAACCGGTGCTCCCGCCCAGCGTCGAAGGCCTGGAAGTCGTCGTGCGCCGGTCCCAGGTGCCGGTGTGGATGCCCTGGCCGCTCCCGGTCGGCTGGCTGTTCACCGGCGTCGGTTACGCGGGGGACGACCGCAGCGGCGGCCGCGCGACCGCCGTCGCCTGCTCGGGCCCGGGGCCCCTGGGCGGCCTGGGGGAGCTGATCCTGGTCGCGGAGGAGCTGGGCGTGGGGCTCGGCGCGCGGTTCGCCGGCATCGACGGTCCCGACCCCGGCCCCTATATGAGCGTCGACAAACCCCCGCACGCCAAGGTGCTCGCCGCCGGCCGCCCCACCCCGCTCTGGCACGTCAGCCGCACGCCGGACGACCGCGCGGTCTTCGCCGGCGAGGCGCGCGGCCTGTGGCTGTGGGCGATCGCGTGGCCCGAGCAGTCCGGGCTGCTCATGTACGACGAACTCGTCCTGACCGATCTGCGCGACGCGGGCGCGGAGGTCGAACTGCTGCCGTGCGGCGCCCTCACCCCACGCATCCTGTCCTGACGCCGGCCTTGGCACCGGCCCGCA
Protein-coding regions in this window:
- a CDS encoding MFS transporter; the encoded protein is MRQGTDPLDQGAGTGGLLRQPKAVWATAGASVVAFMGIGLVDPILPSIAKGLDATPSQVSLLFTSYFLITAVAMLVTGFVSSRIGGKKTLLVGLALVVVFAALAGTSNSVGELVGFRAGWGLGNALFVSTALAVIVGAAAGGSAAAILLYESALGLGMACGPLVGAVLGDMKWRYPFFGTAALMAIGFLAITVFLKEQPKPARRTSLLDPLKALGHGGLASAAASAFFYNYAFFTVLAFTPFVLNMSPYKSGGVFFAWGVLLAVFSVLVAPRLQERFGSLKVLGGSLVLLAADLVVLGYGNHATAVAATIASGAFIGLNNTVYTELALGVSDAPRPVASAGYNFVRWFAAAAAPYLAPKIEEWSDLHVPFVVAALAAVVGAVIVWVRRGVLVREVVHGARAGVRSASPSGV
- a CDS encoding magnesium and cobalt transport protein CorA; protein product: MSMIRDLRAVVRPALRKTSAPYSGGYDTTRDPSASSAVVDCAVYRDGRRVQSPQCVPAPSGASAASPSATASASAEETVCLTPREAMRRVREDGGFAWIGLHEPTEAEFAGIAAEFGLHPLAVEDAVHAHQRPKLERYDDTLFTVFKTIHYVEHAELTATSEVVETGEVMCFTGRDFVITVRHGGQGSLRALRTRLQGDPELLAKGPSAVLHAIADQVVDGYLAVVDAVQDDIDEVEIEVFSAPAKGSPRGVDPGRIYQLKREVLEFKRAVSPLLRPMQLLSERPMRLVDPDIQKYFRDVADHLARVQEQVVGFDELLNSILQANLAQASVAQNEDMRKITSWAAIIAVPTMVCGVYGMNFDHMPELHWRYGYPVSMGLVAVACFVIHRTLKRNGWL
- a CDS encoding suppressor of fused domain protein, coding for MVDVLALVEARLRTALGEPDARAAVTFLGTDRIEVLRFTEGDIVRYATLGMSAQPMADPTSALADPVKGPRAELILSVRSGLADTDKVLRALAVLAASPQVEGLVVAPGASLDTGEALWPGAPFTSVLVAESGGLVEDLELDAPMDPVRFLPLLPMTTNEAAWKRVRGAKALEERWLAQGTDLRDPVRKPTRLD
- a CDS encoding DUF6758 family protein, with the translated sequence MRGEPSCPKCGGRVRAPGLFADTWQCDAHGPVHPLQPVLPPSVEGLEVVVRRSQVPVWMPWPLPVGWLFTGVGYAGDDRSGGRATAVACSGPGPLGGLGELILVAEELGVGLGARFAGIDGPDPGPYMSVDKPPHAKVLAAGRPTPLWHVSRTPDDRAVFAGEARGLWLWAIAWPEQSGLLMYDELVLTDLRDAGAEVELLPCGALTPRILS